In Bradysia coprophila strain Holo2 unplaced genomic scaffold, BU_Bcop_v1 contig_418, whole genome shotgun sequence, the following proteins share a genomic window:
- the LOC119082437 gene encoding histone H4, which produces MTGRGKGGKGLGKGGAKRHRKVLRDNIQGITKPAIRRLARRGGVKRISGLIYEETRGVLKVFLENVIRDAVTYTEHAKRKTVTAMDVVYALKRQGRTLYGFGG; this is translated from the coding sequence atgactgGACGCGGTAAAGGTGGTAAAGGTTTGGGAAAAGGAGGCGCCAAGCGTCATCGCAAAGTTTTGCGTGATAACATCCAAGGTATTACGAAGCCAGCCATTCGTCGATTGGCCCGTCGTGGTGGTGTCAAACGTATTTCCGGTTTGATCTATGAAGAAACCCGTGGTGTTCTGAAAGTTTTCTTGGAAAATGTTATCCGAGATGCAGTCACCTACACGGAACATGCTAAACGTAAGACCGTAACAGCCATGGATGTCGTTTATGCCTTGAAACGACAGGGACGTACATTGTACGGTTTCGGAGGTTAA